In Silene latifolia isolate original U9 population chromosome X, ASM4854445v1, whole genome shotgun sequence, the following proteins share a genomic window:
- the LOC141621340 gene encoding uncharacterized protein LOC141621340 isoform X1 — MKVPKMEESLSPEMKLSWLRSETIGGDAEFKSPYGRRRITYADTTATARSLRFVEDYILSAFLPFYGNTHTGDSYVGQHSTKMMKEASQYIKTCLGGNNQEDAILFCGSGTTGAIKKLQEVMGIAITPTLRDRVSKLLQDEEKWVVFVGPYEHHSNILSWRQSLADVVEIGLTDDESSIDMEALKTQLENYESSNRPMLGSFSACSNVTGIVTDTRALSRLLHQHGAFACFDFASSGPYVEIDMKSGELDGYDALFISPHKFIGGPGTPGVLLMNKKLYQLNNYPPSTCGGGTVAYVNFTEEDTVYLENIEERENAGTPQIIQTVRAALAFWIKEYIGYNTIKNQKSNYMTTALKTLGNNNNKIDILGPVISVDRLAILSFLVYPITNQKPLHGRFVAKLLNDLFGIQARGGCSCAGPYGHYLLKLDTSNSLAFRSPIQQGYEGVKPAWTRISFPFYMSKEEFEFVLDAVKFVALNGHQFLPFYDLNWKSGNWTFNEKTFKETIDAKHNTKNVKDDDATYFKHKCLRKMFASYMDTAINIASHLPKYPKQRKAPQDFGNIDLPFLI; from the exons ATGAAAGTGCCTAAGATGGAGGAGTCGTTGTCCCCTGAAATGAAACTAAGCTGGTTGAGATCAGAGACAATTGGTGGCGATGCCGAGTTTAAGTCGCCTTATGGAAGACGGAGAATAACATATGCCGATACCACTGCCACCGCCCGCTCTCTACGCTTCGTTGAAGATTACATTCTCTCTGCTTTTCTTCCTTTCTATG GAAATACTCATACGGGAGATAGCTATGTAGGACAACATAGTACAAAGATGATGAAAGAAGCAAGCCAATACATCAAAACATGTTTAGGAGGAAATAATCAAGAGGATGCAATTTTATTTTGTGGTTCCGGAACCACGGGTGCAATTAAAAAGCTTCAAGAAGTCATGGGAATTGCAATAACACCTACTCTTAGAGACAGGGTGTCTAAACTCCTACAGGACGAAGAAAAATGGGTTGTTTTCGTGGGGCCTTACGAGCACCACTCGAACATCCTCTCTTGGCGACAGAGCCTAGCTGATGTCGTCGAGATTGGCTTAACAGACGATGAGAGCTCCATAGATATGGAAGCACTTAAGACACAACTCGAAAATTATGAAAGTAGCAACCGCCCCATGTTAGGCTCCTTTTCAGCTTGTAGCAATGTTACAGGTATTGTCACGGATACTCGAGCTCTTTCAAGGTTGCTTCATCAACATGGAGCTTTTGCTTGCTTTGATTTCGCATCAAG TGGACCATATGTCGAGATCGACATGAAATCGGGAGAATTAGATGGATACGAtgcattgttcattagtccacacAAATTTATTGGAGGACCAGGAACCCCTGGGGTTCTCCTTATGAACAAGAAGCTTTATCAACTCAACAATTATCCTCCCTCTACTTGTGGAGGTGGAACTGTTGCCTATGTTAATTTCACTGAAGAG GACACAGTATACTTGGAAAACATTGAAGAAAGGGAAAATGCCGGAACTCCACAAATAATTCAGACAGTTAGAGCAGCATTAGCATTCTGGATTAAAGAATATATTGGTTACAACACAATCAAGAATCAAAAGTCTAATTATATGACAACTGCACTAAAAACCctaggcaacaacaacaacaaaatagaTATCCTTGGGCCTGTTATATCCGTGGACCGTCTTGCTATTTTATCCTTTCTTGTATATCCTATCACAAACCAGAAACCTCTGCATGGTCGATTTGTAGCCAAACTGCTTAATGACTTGTTCGGGATTCAAGCTAGAGGAGGGTGTTCTTGTGCTGGACCCTATGGTCACTACTTGCTCAAGCTTGACACTTCTAACTCTCTTGCTTTCAGATCACCAATTCAACAG GGCTATGAAGGAGTGAAGCCTGCATGGACAAGGATTAGCTTTCCATTTTACATGTCAAAAGAAGAGTTTGAGTTCGTTTTAGATGCAGTGAAGTTCGTGGCATTAAACGGACATCAGTTTCTTCCGTTCTATGACCTTAACTGGAAAAGTGGCAACTGGACCTTCAATGAGAAGACTTTCAAGGAAACCATTGACGCAAAACACAATACGAAGAATGTTAAAGACGACGATGCCACCTATTTCAAACACAAATGCTTAAGAAAAATGTTTGCATCATACATGGACACTGCCATTAACATTGCTTCTCATCTGCCCAAGTATCCCAAGCAACGAAAAGCTCCCCAAGACTTTGGGAACATTGACCTGCCCTTCTTAATCTAG
- the LOC141621340 gene encoding uncharacterized protein LOC141621340 isoform X2 translates to MKVPKMEESLSPEMKLSWLRSETIGGDAEFKSPYGRRRITYADTTATARSLRFVEDYILSAFLPFYGQHSTKMMKEASQYIKTCLGGNNQEDAILFCGSGTTGAIKKLQEVMGIAITPTLRDRVSKLLQDEEKWVVFVGPYEHHSNILSWRQSLADVVEIGLTDDESSIDMEALKTQLENYESSNRPMLGSFSACSNVTGIVTDTRALSRLLHQHGAFACFDFASSGPYVEIDMKSGELDGYDALFISPHKFIGGPGTPGVLLMNKKLYQLNNYPPSTCGGGTVAYVNFTEEDTVYLENIEERENAGTPQIIQTVRAALAFWIKEYIGYNTIKNQKSNYMTTALKTLGNNNNKIDILGPVISVDRLAILSFLVYPITNQKPLHGRFVAKLLNDLFGIQARGGCSCAGPYGHYLLKLDTSNSLAFRSPIQQGYEGVKPAWTRISFPFYMSKEEFEFVLDAVKFVALNGHQFLPFYDLNWKSGNWTFNEKTFKETIDAKHNTKNVKDDDATYFKHKCLRKMFASYMDTAINIASHLPKYPKQRKAPQDFGNIDLPFLI, encoded by the exons ATGAAAGTGCCTAAGATGGAGGAGTCGTTGTCCCCTGAAATGAAACTAAGCTGGTTGAGATCAGAGACAATTGGTGGCGATGCCGAGTTTAAGTCGCCTTATGGAAGACGGAGAATAACATATGCCGATACCACTGCCACCGCCCGCTCTCTACGCTTCGTTGAAGATTACATTCTCTCTGCTTTTCTTCCTTTCTATG GACAACATAGTACAAAGATGATGAAAGAAGCAAGCCAATACATCAAAACATGTTTAGGAGGAAATAATCAAGAGGATGCAATTTTATTTTGTGGTTCCGGAACCACGGGTGCAATTAAAAAGCTTCAAGAAGTCATGGGAATTGCAATAACACCTACTCTTAGAGACAGGGTGTCTAAACTCCTACAGGACGAAGAAAAATGGGTTGTTTTCGTGGGGCCTTACGAGCACCACTCGAACATCCTCTCTTGGCGACAGAGCCTAGCTGATGTCGTCGAGATTGGCTTAACAGACGATGAGAGCTCCATAGATATGGAAGCACTTAAGACACAACTCGAAAATTATGAAAGTAGCAACCGCCCCATGTTAGGCTCCTTTTCAGCTTGTAGCAATGTTACAGGTATTGTCACGGATACTCGAGCTCTTTCAAGGTTGCTTCATCAACATGGAGCTTTTGCTTGCTTTGATTTCGCATCAAG TGGACCATATGTCGAGATCGACATGAAATCGGGAGAATTAGATGGATACGAtgcattgttcattagtccacacAAATTTATTGGAGGACCAGGAACCCCTGGGGTTCTCCTTATGAACAAGAAGCTTTATCAACTCAACAATTATCCTCCCTCTACTTGTGGAGGTGGAACTGTTGCCTATGTTAATTTCACTGAAGAG GACACAGTATACTTGGAAAACATTGAAGAAAGGGAAAATGCCGGAACTCCACAAATAATTCAGACAGTTAGAGCAGCATTAGCATTCTGGATTAAAGAATATATTGGTTACAACACAATCAAGAATCAAAAGTCTAATTATATGACAACTGCACTAAAAACCctaggcaacaacaacaacaaaatagaTATCCTTGGGCCTGTTATATCCGTGGACCGTCTTGCTATTTTATCCTTTCTTGTATATCCTATCACAAACCAGAAACCTCTGCATGGTCGATTTGTAGCCAAACTGCTTAATGACTTGTTCGGGATTCAAGCTAGAGGAGGGTGTTCTTGTGCTGGACCCTATGGTCACTACTTGCTCAAGCTTGACACTTCTAACTCTCTTGCTTTCAGATCACCAATTCAACAG GGCTATGAAGGAGTGAAGCCTGCATGGACAAGGATTAGCTTTCCATTTTACATGTCAAAAGAAGAGTTTGAGTTCGTTTTAGATGCAGTGAAGTTCGTGGCATTAAACGGACATCAGTTTCTTCCGTTCTATGACCTTAACTGGAAAAGTGGCAACTGGACCTTCAATGAGAAGACTTTCAAGGAAACCATTGACGCAAAACACAATACGAAGAATGTTAAAGACGACGATGCCACCTATTTCAAACACAAATGCTTAAGAAAAATGTTTGCATCATACATGGACACTGCCATTAACATTGCTTCTCATCTGCCCAAGTATCCCAAGCAACGAAAAGCTCCCCAAGACTTTGGGAACATTGACCTGCCCTTCTTAATCTAG